The nucleotide window TTCTTGTTGCTAAACCTCCAGATGGCCTTTTGAAGGTCGTCGAGTTGCAAAACAACTTTCGCCGAGCGGAGCGGATGATACCCCCATGGTTTTTTAGTCCTGCTTTTTGCAAGATCGTTTCCAGCGCACGGTGACAGCGCGACCGCTTTTTCTTGCCTTTCGTGTTCGGCGTCCCCGGCTCGGTGcaattcaccaccaaaatggcagccgacaacagcaacaccaccgagcGCCTCGTCGCAGCAGCCACCCAGCTCatatccctcctcttcaccaccgcgCGCGAACAGCCAATCCGGTTGTTCTTTCTATTCGTCTTTCCCCTAGCCCTCTTCGGCATAATCTCTGTAAGCCATCCCCTGCCCTTACAGCACCCTCCTTACTTGCCCAACTAACcactcccttccccccgtagatctacctcctcctccacctcctaGCCCCCAAACCCCGCCCCCCCTACCCCTCGGAAAAAAcctacctcaccaccctgcCCTCAGgcgccatctcccccccgAGACCCCTCCCCTGCTGGTACGACCGCTGGCACGCCGAAGGCTGCCTCAAAGAGCAATACCCCACCGTCCCGGACGGGTTCGACGTCCCCGACCAAGCCAGCATCGAGCCCGCAGAGGTCGAAGTGAGCGTTGTCGTCCCTGCCTACAACGAACAAGACAGGATAGAAGTCGCTCTCGAAGAAATGGTCGAGTATCTCGACGCGAATTTCGGGCGCGGTCAGGAAGGAGGGTCCGGGAGGTTGTTGCCTACGTTGGAGAGACCTAAGCCCGGAGCAGGGACGCCGGGATCGAGACCGTCGACGCCGCACAGGTTGGTTTTCAAGTGTGAGAATGCActtggtggggggagggtgcaGTCACCGCCGAGGGAGCGGCCGCCGAGGGGGTATGAGAttattgttgttgatgatgggagcgAGGAcaggacggtggaggtggtgttggagttTGGGAGACGGCATGGGTTGCATGATGTGCTCAGGGTGGTGAGTCTGGAGAAGAAtagagggaagggggggagtgtGACGCATGGGTTGAGGCACGTGAGGGGGAAATACGCCGTCTTTGCCGACGCGGACGGGGCGTCTAGGTTCAGCGACCTGGGCCGCCTCATTGAAGGTTGtgaggatgttgttgatggatcCAACCGGGGCGTTGCTATTGGCAGCAGGGCTCATCTTGTCGGGAGCGAAGCTGTCGTCAAGAGGTCGGCCATTCGGAACTTTTTGATGAGGTCGTTCCACTTTGTGCTCATGATCCTCACCCCGCCGGCGACGTCGAGGATACGGGATACGCAGTGCGGGTTTAAGCTGTTCTCGAGGGCGGCGCTGCCGCATATTGTGCCGTATATGCACGCTGAGGGCTGGATTTTTGATATTGAGATGTTGATGCTGGCAGAGAGCGCGCCGGCGACGCCGGTCCTGGCGAGTGATGGGAGTGTGATTGGGACCAGTTATGGGATCAAGGTGGCGGAGGTGccggttgggtgggaggaggtaggCGGGAGCAAGATGAGTCTTGTGAAGGACAGTGTTAGGATGGCGGTTGGGTTGGCGGTGCTGAGGGCGAGTTGGATGCTGGGGGTTTATAGGAGGAGGTTGACTTAGTTTTGGTAGGGGGGTTTTACGGCTGGTGTATATGTTGTAATATATGGGAATCTGTGTTGTCTTTCAGGGCTTTGGACTTTGGAGGTGTAAAGTGTGATTGATATATGGGAGTTTGAAGCAAGAATATATCTCGGAGTTAAGACTTGAGGGGTGTGGTTTGGGTATCTAGGATCACGCGCTGGGCTTTATCTATACATAAGGGATGATAAGTAGCAAAAAGCTAAAAACTATGTGGCAAAAGatcaaaaacatacaacatcagggattccccagtcGTCACCGACCTGAGTACTGATCTGACCCTTAACTGCTtgactaggggagagcggacgggatcccgtattttcagctaggtatggtcgtatgtgatagtTGGGGTAGGAAAAGAGGCTTATGcaggggacggtggtggtgacagaACATCGGTTTGAAAACCACCCGCGGACACGCTGATCTCGCAGAGGTGTTGGCCAATCAACTCGAGGACTCACATTAGACGCAGGTACGCCAACGTCCACTTTTACCAGATGCTGCGACCTCTGTTCAAGGGGTAGGTTATAGCCGCCGGGGACTCGATATCACTGCCTGTGACGGGGGAGGCACGTTTGAGCCATGTGCGGGCACGGCCTCATGAGTTTTAGTATCGGATTGTTGTTTTTATTGTACATTTAGAATACATCACATACAACTGTACTCTCCTCCGCCCTTGTTGACTCCGCCTTTGAGCCAACCAAATGCATCTCTATACACATCATGTCCTTTTGGTTCCCAGTCCTTTTACCCACCCCAAGCAAACATGTGCATAACCCCGTATTTTGTCTTTCCCTAACCTGTAATATCATCCCTTCTAGATATATTACACACATCCGCCCTGCCCCTCTACCACTAGCTCAACGTCTCCTCAAGTACCAATTGAAAGCCAACTGCGAGGTGTGCATATTGAATGGCGTGGGAATCTCAGTCTTGCCCGGGCGAGCAACCGGATGACGGAGGTAGACAGCGGCGCAGATCTTGGGGTTGACCTCAAGATACCGGGGGATGAACGCAAATGCGGACATGTAGGGGCGGGGCCTCCACGGGGTGGCATATGGCTTGGAGGGGTCCCATGGattgatcttctcctcctcgagcaGACGCTTGAGAATCTGGGACTCGACCATGTCGAATTTGGTTTGAGCTGTTGGTACTGGCGTTCTTGTCCTGAGCTGTGGGTAgtcgggggtggaggggttggtgggtgccTCGGCGGCAGGGGCTTccgcttgttgctgttgccgaaGCTCTGCGCGCTCGGCGGGGGTGAGTTCCAGTTCGGACATGAGGGAGGCCAGGTTCTCCATGTCGTCGCCGGTTTCCTGAACATCGGTGCCTACTTTGCGGGCTCTGTTCAtggcctccttgatcttcttggaGAGCTCACGGATCTCCTTCTTGTGGCCGCCTGAGAGCTTATCCTTGTTCTCCTCGATGATCTTCCTGGCATGCTGGTGCAGTTGTTTCAGCCCGTCGAGATGTTGAGCTTTGAGTTGTTCGGGGCTGAGCTCTTCGGCGGACTGCTCAGCGACTTCGGCGGTTTCTTCGGCGGGCTGGGCATCCTCTTCGGCTGTGGGTGTCTTTGATGTGCTGGACGACTCGGACTTGGAGGTCTTCTTGCGGCCGGTGGCAATCATTACTTTTTCCGGGTCGACCTGGAAGAGATCACCTGGGTTTAGGAGATATCCGGGATGTTGCATCTGTCACCCAAAGACACGTGTTAAGATGCTGAATTTGAACTGGTCATTACGGATAGGCATACCTTCTTCCCGTTCACCTTGACGGCACCGTGAATAACGAACTGGCGGGCCTGCCTCGCACTGCTGGCAAACAGAGCTCGGAAAACGGAAATATCGAGACGACGCTCTTGGGGGGCAAAGGTCATCTGCATATAGGGTGTCATGCCCTCGGCATTTCCAGTGTTGCGGGCGACATTCTTTTCGGACCTCCCTGGCTTGACGTCACGTCCAGAACCACGACCAGCTGCCTGCTCGCTACCGTCGTATTTGGCCATGTATGCTGGATCCATGTTGACGGCTGAGAGCAGTCTTCTGCTGAACATGCGCTCCCactgcttctccttgataTGTTCGCCGTGATAGGCACGGGTGGCAGCTTTGGCGTGCCATTTTTGCTGAAAGAAGGTGCCAAAGTTACCCTTCCTATCCCTCATCCGGAAGAGGTTGAACAGATTGTATTTGTTCCATGTTTGTCTTACGCGCTAAACTATGCATTAGAGGCCTGGATGTCATGGAGATCATGGACAGAGAGgggtagagagagagagagagagagcaaggtCCCCAGACTTACGCCACGCTTCAAGGAATGATAGCGTAATATCCTACGCTCGCACCTCATCTTGACGACTTTTTGGGGGCTCTCCTTGTTCAATGGACCAGGCCCGACTCTTGAAAGCGCAGGGTGAGCTGTGGGAGGCAGCTGGAGATGCCCAAGGGACTCGGTATAGCGTCGTTGCGAGCTGATGCGCCCTATCGCTATCGCCCGAAAAAGTTTCCAATTGGGGCCGGTCCCCGGCAGCAGCTCACGTGAGATACCGGCCAGCAACTGAACCAAAAGGTACCTGGAATTTGGACCAGTGAGGAGCGAGTGTTTGCCATACGGGAGCTAGCACAAGATGGAACTAGTCTGTGCTTATCCGGCAGGCAAATGTGGGGAAGATGCGGGTGCCCAGACCCCAAGCGGCGGGCGGTGACAAGCtgcacaaaaaaaaaaatccaatTGAAGCAGCTCGATGTGGGGTTTGCGCCTGCGCGACAGCAGTTTCAGTGTTGACTTGGAGACCGCGCTGATTGACCAAAAAACACCCATAGCCAAAACTTTGCGACAAGAACAATAGCGTCCAGAGAGACTCTCACAACAATAGTACTCGTCGCTCCAACTCTAGCTTCCTATTGTTCGCTCGCTTCAATAGCCTTCGAGTCACTTGTCCGTAAGTCCATCTGACTCCTCGCCGCGCCTGGGGGGGCTTTTCACTTTGGCGCACTGCTTGCTTGCTACCCCACCATCCATACCCATCCCATTAAAagctgccctcctccccagctagttcttttcttcctccgtTACACTTTTCCAACCCGCCAACTCAAACTCTGTCAAAttcttcccttctctttctAACCCACTTCGCAGCACTTCCTCAATTCCCACGGTACTCTCAATCCATCACCTTCACATCACATCGCAACCATGAGCGACGCTGCTGTCAACCAGCCCGAGGTGGCCGCTGCCGCCACCGAAACCCCCGCCGTTGAGCAGACCACCGCTGCCCCTGTGGCCGAGGTCGAGATGGCTGATGCTGCCCCAACTGAGGCTGCCGCTGAGAAgtcggaggagaaggccgaggagaagaccGAGGAGCAGACTGGTGCCACCAAGCCGCTTCCAATGCTCAAGACCACGGCCAAGATCGACACCAACTACAAGAACAACAGAAAGTACGATCCTTCTACTCAGGAAGTCACCGACGACCCCGTCCAGATTCGCGCTCAGGTAAGCTCAATTGCAACTGATTGCGTTGAGGCGACTGCTGACAATTGCGCAGGTTGAGTTTTGGTTCAATGACAGCAACCTTCCCGGCGACAAGCACATGTGGGAACAGACCGGTGGTCCCGAGAACAAGCCCGTTTCCCTCAAGCACATTTGCAACTTCAAGCGCATGCAGCGCTTCCAGCCCTACAGTGCCGTCGTGGCTGCTCTTCGCGACAGCACCCTTCTCGAGGTCTccggcgaagaaggcgaggaagtcATCAAACGCAAGGTTCCCTATGTTCTCTCCACGCTCTCGCCACAGGAACGCCAAGCCAGAAGCGTCTACGTCAAGGGCTTTGGCGACGAGCACGGTTCCAGCCAGTTTGAGATCGAGCAATTCTTTTCCCAGTTCGGCAAGGTTCAGCACCTTAAGCTCCGCCGCACCAACGAGAACCTCTTCAAGGGGTCCGTGTTCGTTGAATTTGATTCGGAGGAGACTGCCGACGCCTTTGTCAACAAGGAGCCTGCCGCAACGTGGAACGGCCATGAGTTATTGATCATGAAGAAGGGCGAGTATTGTGAAATGAAGGCGAAAGAGatcaaggagggcaagaTCCAAGCATCAAACTCCCGCAAGTCCACCTTCTGGGAGGGTAAGGAAAAGACCTCGACCCGTGGCGGTCGCGGTGGCGCTCGTGGTGGCCGCGGTGGCCGTGACAACCGCAATGGCGATAACAATGAGGATAAAAAGAATGGTTTCAAgggtggtcgtggtgggcGTGGCGGGCGTGGCAGGGGAGGTCgcggtggccgtggtggcaaCAGGGATAATAATAAGGGAcgggatgggaagagggaagagaaaaaaccTGCCGTTAACGAGTATGTTCCGTCATCTTGTCTTTGACATCAGTCCATTGCTAACTCATTGTTTCACAGCGGCGAGATGCCTACCATTCAGGCCACGAACGAAAAGGGCGAGGTCGTCGCCAAGCCTGCCGAGGCTAACGGCAAGCGCGCCCGCGAGAACGACGAGGCGGCTGCTCCCCCGGCCAAGAAGGTCGACACCAAGACCGAGACTGCCGCCGCGCAATaaaggagagagggagattTACGACTCGATGTGGAGATTTTTTGCAGCATCAAGGATAAAAAAAGGTACATTTCATTCAGGCCATCGACACCACATTTGCATCTTCCCTTTTGACGGACAGATTGGGGACTGTCAAAGATATCCGGATGCTTTGCGTTGTAAAATTAGAGATTACTCTGGGCTGGCGTTTTAGGGCGGGTCACGTTGGGGGCTCTCTGGTTCTTTTTTCCATACCGGACAGGTTGATTTTAGGGGAATATTATCAGCGTTTTGCTATCAAGTGGTTTGATGAGATGAATGGTGATTTGTGTGACTCTTTCAAACCATGTGCGTTTTGTAAGTGACATGATTGATATACTATAACACGCATTTTTTGGGGGGACTTGAGAAACAGACATTTTGTTGCCGGGTTTCCAAATTTGTGTGTTGAAATATTGATCGTTTGAGACGAAGATGGAATTAGCCTATCGTGTCTTTTGATGAACGTTGTCGTAAAACTCACATTCTCGCCGTGCCCTTGTAATCGCCATGATGCTGGAATCCTATCATCATCAGTGGCCATGTTGATCTAGCGTGGAATATATCTCCTCGTTGTGGTGGCCGTCCTCGATTTTTCACTTTCCTCCCCCCGTCAAGACGCCTCGCTGCCTAGGTACTTTTCCCACTTATCCTCGGCAAACAACTCCTTCATTATCctgccctttttcttcttttcttgctcGTATTGCTTTCTGGCTTTTTTGGCGTCTAGTAATTTCTCTTTAGGCCGTGGTATATTTTTTGTTCCCTTTGGAAGTTCAACCCCTAACCCAAGCCTGTCGtcttttggctttggctTGAGGGGGTGTGCGATACCCTGCTGATCAGACCCCAAACCCCTTCTGGAATCTGGATCCCAACCTTGGGAGGATAGATACTGCAACCCCATGCGGGAGCGGTcgagggaagagggggggtgggagtgggggagggagagttggtgggggagggagagttcgtggttgggaaggatggggaggttgcaACTTGGGcagagggggggtgttggggagggttttgttgatgggggaTCTGAGTGGTTGTTATCTGGGGAGTTTTCATGTCCCatgggtggttttggttcTGGTGGGAGGACGAGACCGAGATAGAGGTCGGATATTGACTTTGACGTATCCCATGCTGGCTCGTCGGTGGAGACTGTCttgagagaggaggatgccggGACAAAGGTTACCGGGTTGCGGTAGAGGCCAGAGCCGAAGGGGCGTTTTtgctggagggggatttCATCTTCTGGGTTGTCGAATGGGtcgatggggagggtgggagtgggttctggtggtggtgacattTTTTGTGGTTTGTGAGGGGTGAAGGTGTCTGTGAAGATGAAGGTGAAAGTGAGGACGAAGAATTGAGGTGCAAAGGCAAAGAAAGCTTGGCTCCCGATCCCTGTTCAACCAACTTAAAAAAAGCCCGCCCCACATTTGAATCAGGGGTGAGAGAACAACCTACGTCAGCTAGGCTGGAAAACATTCGTGTCCAAATTTATTATCTTTCGTCGTTCAAAATCCCCTATTCGCGACCAAACCCGCCTCCTTCGCGACAACTCGACACTCCTTTTTTTCCAAAATTAAAACAAAAAAATAATGCGCCCATAACCACACACAATCCACCAAAAtgcccctccccttcctcgcctccctctaCTTCGACGGCCTCCCCCCCTGGTTCCCCGACCCCCTCGTCGCCCTCAAATACACCACCGCTCTcggctccctcgccctcacaAAATGGTACACCTCCGGCCGTCTCAACCCCTCCGAGCGCAAGCTCCACGGCCGCGTGGTAATCATGACGGGCGGCACCTCCGGAATCGGCGCCAAAACAGCCTTCCAGCTCGCCTCCCGAGGCG belongs to Podospora bellae-mahoneyi strain CBS 112042 chromosome 6, whole genome shotgun sequence and includes:
- the ALG5 gene encoding dolichyl-phosphate beta-glucosyltransferase (COG:M; EggNog:ENOG503NTZC; BUSCO:EOG09264B2P), which produces MAADNSNTTERLVAAATQLISLLFTTAREQPIRLFFLFVFPLALFGIISIYLLLHLLAPKPRPPYPSEKTYLTTLPSGAISPPRPLPCWYDRWHAEGCLKEQYPTVPDGFDVPDQASIEPAEVEVSVVVPAYNEQDRIEVALEEMVEYLDANFGRGQEGGSGRLLPTLERPKPGAGTPGSRPSTPHRLVFKCENALGGGRVQSPPRERPPRGYEIIVVDDGSEDRTVEVVLEFGRRHGLHDVLRVVSLEKNRGKGGSVTHGLRHVRGKYAVFADADGASRFSDLGRLIEGCEDVVDGSNRGVAIGSRAHLVGSEAVVKRSAIRNFLMRSFHFVLMILTPPATSRIRDTQCGFKLFSRAALPHIVPYMHAEGWIFDIEMLMLAESAPATPVLASDGSVIGTSYGIKVAEVPVGWEEVGGSKMSLVKDSVRMAVGLAVLRASWMLGVYRRRLT
- a CDS encoding hypothetical protein (COG:A; EggNog:ENOG503NX7I; BUSCO:EOG092651FJ), coding for MRCERRILRYHSLKRGRVRQTWNKYNLFNLFRMRDRKGNFGTFFQQKWHAKAATRAYHGEHIKEKQWERMFSRRLLSAVNMDPAYMAKYDGSEQAAGRGSGRDVKPGRSEKNVARNTGNAEGMTPYMQMTFAPQERRLDISVFRALFASSARQARQFVIHGAVKVNGKKMQHPGYLLNPGDLFQVDPEKVMIATGRKKTSKSESSSTSKTPTAEEDAQPAEETAEVAEQSAEELSPEQLKAQHLDGLKQLHQHARKIIEENKDKLSGGHKKEIRELSKKIKEAMNRARKVGTDVQETGDDMENLASLMSELELTPAERAELRQQQQAEAPAAEAPTNPSTPDYPQLRTRTPVPTAQTKFDMVESQILKRLLEEEKINPWDPSKPYATPWRPRPYMSAFAFIPRYLEVNPKICAAVYLRHPVARPGKTEIPTPFNMHTSQLAFNWYLRRR
- a CDS encoding hypothetical protein (EggNog:ENOG503P414; COG:A), which codes for MSDAAVNQPEVAAAATETPAVEQTTAAPVAEVEMADAAPTEAAAEKSEEKAEEKTEEQTGATKPLPMLKTTAKIDTNYKNNRKYDPSTQEVTDDPVQIRAQVEFWFNDSNLPGDKHMWEQTGGPENKPVSLKHICNFKRMQRFQPYSAVVAALRDSTLLEVSGEEGEEVIKRKVPYVLSTLSPQERQARSVYVKGFGDEHGSSQFEIEQFFSQFGKVQHLKLRRTNENLFKGSVFVEFDSEETADAFVNKEPAATWNGHELLIMKKGEYCEMKAKEIKEGKIQASNSRKSTFWEGKEKTSTRGGRGGARGGRGGRDNRNGDNNEDKKNGFKGGRGGRGGRGRGGRGGRGGNRDNNKGRDGKREEKKPAVNDGEMPTIQATNEKGEVVAKPAEANGKRARENDEAAAPPAKKVDTKTETAAAQ
- a CDS encoding hypothetical protein (EggNog:ENOG503P37Y; COG:S) codes for the protein MSPPPEPTPTLPIDPFDNPEDEIPLQQKRPFGSGLYRNPVTFVPASSSLKTVSTDEPAWDTSKSISDLYLGLVLPPEPKPPMGHENSPDNNHSDPPSTKPSPTPPLCPSCNLPILPNHELSLPHQLSLPHSHPPSSLDRSRMGLQYLSSQGWDPDSRRGLGSDQQGIAHPLKPKPKDDRLGLGVELPKGTKNIPRPKEKLLDAKKARKQYEQEKKKKGRIMKELFAEDKWEKYLGSEAS